Within Cydia fagiglandana chromosome 1, ilCydFagi1.1, whole genome shotgun sequence, the genomic segment CGGAGTTAAAAACACTGTATAAACAATAATACTTAATACAACGTGCAACGGTCTCGTATTTAGGTATTCTCTTTCGTACCTGCCTGTAAACCCATTAAGGGAAAATATTAAAACGAAAGAATTTTTCTCGTATTCTGGCAAAGGGCCTTTTTACAAAGTCTCTCACTTGTCAATAATAGTCGTACCCGGTCGTTGTCGTTCGTCAAACATCCCCGTATTTCCTTTTAAAcccttaggcactggtcccaccgcgagctagtaagctatgagctatcggctataaacacaaacaaaagataagcactcccgtgtaaataaaagagacacggcgatatttatagctcaccgctgggcgagtaactataaatatcgccgtgtctcttttatttacacgggagtgcttatcttttgttcgtatttatagccgatagctcatagcttactagctcgcggtgggaccagtgccttagaaCATATATTTAGAACAGCggtcaaatacctacttatttttctGTATCCTGGCTGAAAACCTTTCTAAAGATGACGTGGTTGACTCCTAAACTACCTATGTCATAGTTGTTGTCACATAGTAAACAAATTTAACATTCAGAAGATCTATATTTTCATGGATTTAAAAGATTTAGTAATATTTCATAAGCGCTGGTATATTATTACGTTCGAAGCCCACTCCGGGTGCTATTAGAGATCCGTGGAAATATTAAAATGTAAGAATATAACTTTTGTGATGTTTTTATGATATTGTCCAAGTAAATTATGTACGAgcagtcagtacatttactgttATTTTTCTAAACAAAttattaaaacttttattttatatatttgatTATATTTTATGGGCGTATATTCATCGAATCGAGGCAACCTCGACACAATTACTTATCCCTCTAATTTGGTGAATACAGACctcacaaaagaaaaatctaaCGGCAACCTCGAGATACCAATACTAATTCGAAAAAAGATCAAAGTAACTATGAATATCGGCGAATGTTAAGCCCTTCTTCATTCAAATCAACAAGGGAGGTATTCAGAAATGTACAATAGTATACTAAACTTACTATAGTATTAGTGCATCGTGCACACTCTCAGGTTAAGTTCCATACTTATGTGCGCACTGATTATCGTCATCCTCAGTATAATTAATATCagacaaaattataatataaaaactgCAACTGGACAAAGAGGTATTTGCTGTATACTGGATGGATGTATGAAATACAAAGACTGACATGTGCCGCTCTCGTCCTTCGTTTTCTACGAACTTGATTCTTGCGATTCCAATGCTGCGATTTTCGACATTCTTCGCCTGGTTCTATTAAGAATACGACTTGGAGAGCGATTCGACACTTGTCATGAATCGGTTAGGGATATGATCTGCCAGCTGTCAGCAGTGACATTTCTTCACCGAGAAATTCAATAGCAGGGATGCGAAACTCCTCGGATCCTTTCgagcaaactcggctccgttcggctcagcattgacacaacttgacgtccctttgcgtgcacgaccatagataagataatggcttgaattttgacaactctaaatagctgaaagggttagcgccatatattagaaagggacaccatgattcgaccctgaaccgctgtcaaacttcggttttgtaggaagttttctgacggtagtactattataatTGTTCTGTGGCAAAAGTAAGCAATTAAAATCTGGATCAGGCTTCTGCAAATTTCTACGTCAACGACGTACTGATACCTTGACATCAAATTTGTGTCATCTTAGAAATACGTTTCTGAATGACCCTCAAGCTGTCTGGGAAGCAAATTAGTCTAATTTACCCGCAAAGGCACTACAGATTCAGAGCATGAATGTGGTGTTAATTCAGTATGTTGCtgaaaagaaatttgtttttgccCGCAACGTTACTATGTTCCCTTTTTCATGATAGGAAAAGCTTTTTCTTTTTCTGAATTTGGACCTCGTGGATGCATGGTTCTTAAGTTATAAAAAAAGTTAGCGACGAAGACGTGACTACGTAATTAGACCGTATCAccacttaataaaaatattttatttcatctgtAGAGACGATTCCAGCATTTTCTAAATAAACCGATTGAAAGTAAAACGATTATTCAAAAGCTACGGAACTCTTCATTCGACGTTGATATCTAAGACTGGCTAAAAGCGGTATAAAAAGCCAACTCTGCAAAGTTGAGCCACATTTAACCGCAAACATGTCTGAATTTTCGAATTTCGAACCAATGTTCCAAGAAACGTATAAGTTCATACTGGATCGTATAAAGTCGAATCAGGTATTTGTGTTCTATTTTATTTGctcttgttttgttttatttttgtttgtagatAGATATTATCGTTTATAGGCATTTTAGAtacctaagtatttaaatttatgaGTCTGTGTGTGTGTAACTGATCGGCTGACCTCTGTGTTGCTAGTGTTGTTACTATTCTGATGTTTAGAAAGATTTCCAGGTGAAAAACAGAACTAAGACTTAAGTGCAGGGTAACCGTTATACCATACAGATTGTAATCCATTTGGACGGTTTttgtataatataggtacttaactgtTTGTTTTTCATTGTGACTACTTTTGGAGCTTAGAAATTGGCCCTTTGCTGGACTACGAGTAAAATCTCTTGCTTAACTCCCATCCTCCCGATTTATGACAACTTCTGATGATTTGTTGAgaaatgcgtccaagtcgtcctaCCGAATATTTTCTCCTCTCTTTTAGATTTATATAATGGATGAAGGATCGTGGCGGGGCCGTTTGTGTTGGATTAAGTTGGCAGTGAACATCCTGGCGGCAATCAGCCACACGGCTGGCGTGTTCGAGAGGATCGGTCAGGGAGCAGACTTAGTGCAGCTGTCCACGGATTTGTCAGCTGCGCTTATCCTTTGGCAAGGTAGCAAAGGAATTAGCTCAATTCGCAGTGACGtagctaggcgtgggcgaaTGGGGCCTTCGCCCACGGCCTCGCACTTAGGGGGGCCTCTCAAAGCCAACCTTTTTATTAAGCACCTTAGGAAAACACATTGAAAAGGTCCTCGCTGATGTGGTTTTCGCCCACGGCTACATtggttcacgctacgccactgtcaattagtttttagggttccgtacccatagggtaaaacgggaccctattaagactctgctgtccgtccgtccgtccgtccgtctatcggtccgtccgtctgtcaccaggctgtatctcacaaaccgtgatagctagacagttgaaattttcacagatgatgtatttcggttgccgctataacaacaaatactaaaaacagaatatgataaagatttaagtggacGCATTTCTCAACAAATCATCAGAAGTTGTCATAAATCGGGAGGATGGGAGTTAAGCAAGAGATTTTACTCGTAGTCCAGCAAAGGGCCAATTACTAAGCTCCAAAAGTAGTCACAATGAAAAACAAacagttaagtacctatattatacaaAAACCGTCCAAATGGATTACAATCTGTATGGTATAACGGTTACCCTGCACTTAAGTCTTAGTTCTGTTTTTCACCTGGAAATCTTTCTAAACATCAGAATAGTAACAACACTAGCAACACAGAGGCCAGCCGATCAGTTACACACACACAGACtcataaatttaaatacttaggtaTCTAAAATGCCTATAAACGATAATATCTatctacaaacaaaaataaaacaaaacaagagCAAATAAAATAGAACACACCCCGTAcatcaaacgtgatttttgaccgaagttaagcaatgtcgggcggggtcagtacttggatgggtgaccgttttttttatgcctttttgcattatggtacggaacccttcgtgcgcgagtccgactcgcacttgcccggttttttaaattacagCGTAATTAATTTTATGTGATCACAGCCTTGTGACTACGTTTACTATCATGCTGAAAATAACAAATTTAGTGATTAACAATAAATTGCAACTTACGGTTGCGGAGGCAAAGACAGTTTAACAATTTCTAACTACATGAACAAAGGCGCGGACCTTAGCTTACATAAAGTTGACTAGACTGCTTAAGTATGACTTGCATTATCACGCGTGAATCGTGTGATTCCATACTTGAAATCCCCCTAGtcatatcgctggcccaatattacaggttTCTATGTATCACTTTTAtcaaactgaaatttgaacagtcatagtgacattaagtatAAATTTCAATTGACtcgaaaatgtaacatagaaccctgaaatattgggccagcgatatagAGACGCGCGCGACAACGCAAGTCCAAAAAAAACAAAGCGGTAAAAGAAAAGGAGTAAGCGGTCAGAAGAATATGTCATCTTCTTTTAGCATGCCTCTTGTACATACAATTCTGTCTAAACCGAAAGTTGCTTAAGTACTTCATTGTACACATGGGATCGAATTGGCGGATCGACGACCAGCTGCGCCCGGACATGGTGGCAGTTAAACATGAGTACGTTACCACATTCCTCAGGTGGATTTCGGGtaagaatatttttataaatttacttgGCACCTACTTCAAATATTATCAGTTGCTAGCGCATATTATAACAcggatattattttattttatccttaTTGAAGACGGTTTTTctccttttttttatatgaatctaGGTGCTACGGAATAGTTCAATGTAAAGTATAAAAATTTTTTCGGTAATAAATAGGTGCGGTGCGGTTTTCGATTTTCGGTGTGGTACTTCTTTGCCTTCCTATTTGTAAGGTCTCCCAGAAACTAATAAGTAATTAACCTTCCTATTtatatcatcatctcagccataagacgtccactgctgaacataggcctcccccttggacctccactcgtaccggttggaagcgatccgcatccagcgtctttaaataaaataaattaaatagaaaggcccaaaattgtaataaatgaatataaaattCTGACGATTCTTCACACTATTAATTTGTAGGCCAATTACCAATAAATTTAAACATGTTTCGTTAGTGAAACATGTACATGTTCATCGCAATGCAAATACTACGTAAGATTATTTCGTCGCCTCCCGACACATTTAATGAATCGGAGACATTTTGAAGATTTTTCGATTTGCCGCTTCACACGCGGGCGGCGCGATTGATTGACTCCATGATTCGACGACGTAACGTTTCCCATTTATATGAAGATCTCCGGAGGGCGAGCGATCTCCTAGAAATGGGGGGTTGGAACTAGGGATGTGGGGATGAAACATGCCTGAAACCCTTGTTCGATGCTAATGGAAGATTTCCCAAATTAAGAGAacttttggatattttggacACCTTTTGAAGTGTAAcgacattttttataaaatagccGTTATATTTTTAATCTATTCGTGCAGTAGCTATGTACAGTCGAGTGCATAAACatgtatacatttcttcaccttaacctattgcaataaggtgaaaaaattaataaatatgtatgcactcgACTGTACCTAATCCGAAGTAAAAGTTTGTGTCAGATGGAttgaattgtaaatattttgaaaaaatataattttactcCAAATATACACAGATGAACAGGGAAGCTAACCTAACGCCTTGGACCTTTAGGCTACCCCACCACGGCAGTAGGTACCCCGTACCAATTTTTCGAGTATATGCAATATTTGAAATACTAGGCGTTATGGAAGGCCGGTTTAAATTCGGCCTTCGCGACTGGAAGGCTTGGTCACTTTTGCTTTagtcgaacgagcgagcgaagcgaagttcttacattcgacttggatCACGCAGCTGGCcagcggcacgtcccggcatttcgatgtttttaagctgaaccgtcagaagatagtttgatactcaagaacttaagtaaatttgttctaatttaaatgaaattgggtaaacgtgtagttgagggcattatattttagtcattaaattatgagcagACTCGATCAAGGGATTATTGAGGTAGAAGAGCTTAGAAGGCCAAAAAGCTGTTTGTGAGAGGTCTGGCAATTCTGGTcatttttatttgcaaaaaacatGGTCGAATTTagtatcaaatgaaagtgcttggtttgcacttttataataccgtttttaaatttaccattttgaaataattagaaagataaaaataaaataatataaacataatattgaCATTTGACATTAAATGAGAtgcgaaattaaataaaatggaactcaaAAATGGTGGAAAAATTTAAATAGAAGTGTGCCTATTTGTTCTCTaagtgtacctacttactaattaAAACCATTCATGGTAAGGTGCCCGAAAAGACACTGCCTTTGCAGACGGTGTGCGGCAGGAAAAATAAAGTCCCCCAATATATCTTTAAGCGAGCAATATTCCCAGGAAAGGCACCTCACTAACCAGCATTCCGTTTCTTACACGACACGCCTTCGTCATGTCGTTTCTAATTAGTTATTGTTCAGTAATTACAGTGCCGATGAGTGAAAGAGCTTTTTTATCATTATTTTCCgcaacaaaaataaaacaaagaaataGCATGCCTCTATTTTCTTTCTGTTTCTTGATGTATTTCTAGTTCTCTTGCGCTGACACCACTGCATACACTCGTACGTTAATAAGTACAgagcttaccgcgaaccacgttaacgtgttgcctccctgtctcacttacgtacgaatttacaaatgCAACAGAGAGATAACACGTCGAACCTGGtttgcggtagaccctcagaggGAGGGAAAAATCGAAATTCCAGCGGAGCGGAGAAGAGATGGATTTTGGATAGACGGATTAcaaccaatgctattggttgattcctgacggcctaccgcgaacaacgttcgacgtgttgcctctctgtcgcaattGTAAATTCATATGTAAGCGCGACAGGGAAGCAACATGTTGAACAGGGTTCGAGATAGCACATCTCCTCTCATCTCCGCTCATATCCGCCTCAATGGAAAGGCAGCACACCTTGTTTTTtcagtaaagtttaaaaattaTCATCAGTGTGAACAATTCTTACTCTATTTATTTCTTTGCAGTTTTCTACAAAGCGGTAAATACGTACTTGTTTTTGTACCTAATGCCGCGTTTAGCGTATACAGCTGTAAAACATTTCATCTTAAAAGATAGTGTGGCTTTCGTGACGCCATTTTATGTGAAGATGCCATTCAAATTCGATGACAACTTCTTACTGTACAGCCTCGTGTATTTGGCCGATTCTAAAATCTGTAAGTACTTCAAGGATTAATTGAACTTGTAGTATTCTCACAGCGAAAGTCTACTAAACTACCCGACATTTTGTAATCAGTTTTGTTGAGAGAGGGTGTTGATTCCATTGTTGAATTGGTACAATTAGAGTTGGtccgaaagttttaaataaataaaaaactttaCTAAAACTTGCCAATATCAAACGATGTGAAATAGATCATAAACGTGTTAATCATGAGAAAAGCATAATACAGGATACAGAAAAGCATAATACAGGATTTGCTTTGTAATCAGTAAGTAAATATTTCATGAAGACTTCTTCTGTCTGCGACTTCTtctgcgtggaatgatgataATTACCTATAATCGATAAAAACTATCTTATATCCTTTCCTGGAATTTTAACTATCTGTATATCAAAtatcatctaaatcggttcagcggtttaagcgtgaagaaatAGCAGACAGACAGATGTCACTAAGAAGAAGTAATGAGTATTAATAAGtaagaataaataaaagaataaaCCCCCGCATTTGCAATGAAATGTTTAAATATCGTGCGTAGTTCCCGTCCTTAAACCACATATCATTATAGTAAGCACTATCACATGCACAGCAGTGAGTCTGACATGGAACTCACGTGGTGAAAGTCTGGCCGAGACAATTACCCATTATGCACTCTCCGTTAAATCGAGGAGTGAAATCAGAAATGTAACTTGCTGTAATAGGGATgatgacacatgttgaattttataacaaaatctaGTAAAATAGATAGCATATGAGCAAtttatcataaataataaaatgtggatattaaaataatatacttacaaaaataCAGGACTTGTAAGTTTcataaattaagtttttttcaACATCCAAAGAGGAAATAAGTAAGGATACCATTCGATTCCTTATATTCTATCCAAAGAAAAAATGAATAGCAACTATatacataaacgcaatattttACCGATACAatcgcaatttttttttatttgtctaTAGTACTTCAAGATGGACTCTCATCAGTGACCTTGATGTCACGTTCACTTATCGTTTTGTTAGAAGCGTTTCGCGAGTGAAGTAcgactaggtacatattattaactcacatttatagacggacctaacgcgaaatttattcaattaactttaccgacgtttcgacacaggtttcactggtcgtggtcgcggctaactgatgtcccagcataatgtcaaaacagagatttgtgcatcagAGAGAGAAACGTATCGTTCGCTACGGCACGAACGACTGGCGTTTTGGCTAGAGTCGGCTAGACACCCTGAACTGATTTCATAGAGAAGTAAAGCCAATcgaacaaaaatataaaaatcgctATTCAAAATTTTTCCCTATTTGGTTTTAtagtatgaataaataaaataataattaaatataatcattttaATACAGTACAGGACGTAGGCTACCTAGTGACTTTCGACCTGCTATTCATGAACGCCGCCCTGCACCACCTCCGCTTGATGTTCGTGATGCTGCAAGACGACCTGAAACACGTGCAAGAAGAAAGCGTTGAACAAGCGGAGAACACTTTGAGAAAAATCATCCCGCTTCACCAAGATTTACTGAAGTAAGCAATATTTAAAACACGGTAAACATTGCACCGTACATAAATTCGGGCTAATATAAGCTGGCATTGAGACTTATTGATCACGTTAGTTGAGGACATACTTGAATAACTAGTATTGTTGCATTTTTGTGTTTAAATCACGATAAAACTATCAAAAGTTAATCGCAtcaaatacattttataattatttaattatttaattaaaaattgatACTAATTTAATGACACCGAGAGGACTAATTCCTTATTTAATATAATGCACGAGTATAGACTGCACACCAGCTCGAAAAAATCGAAGGGTAACTTTGCTCACCCCCAGCGATTTTGCGCTAAGTACACACTCCTCCCTCTGCCCCCTGGTTCCTAaaagcgttattcataaacgtctgtcAACTCTAATTTAATAAGCCCTGCATAATCTTTTATCCCTATCCGTCGTTTTGACACCAGTGTTTGTAAAAAAGGGACAAATTTTAACAGAGATTGGTCCAATTAAGTACTACAATAAATTAATGCCGTGAGTTAAAGTAAGTAAGCCTATTGTACATTTTGATATGCAGTAAagctttaaataaattatatgaatccacgatataatttcattgtttttaccttaaattcagTACAAAACGCCAGAGTTTAAAGTGATAGATATGAATCCATACAAAATATTAGCATGAAAATCATCATATTCATCATATTGCTTTGAGTTTCTTTTATGATGATATTGTTACAGGTTGATGTTTGAGCTCAGCAATGCGTTTGGTGCTATATTCATAATTCACTTAGCTTTCTTTTCTGCAACCATGTGTTTCTTTGGTTTTGCTGCTCgagtaagtaatttccaataaTAAATCCCTATTCTAATTTAGAATAAggtatctatagttcgttttttttagcattggaaataaggtaaacaatcttgatgtgtcttttaattaaaaaacacattttaaaaataaattacggctaatatgtaacaattatgaatctaatacgatcatttatattcttctgctttcataagtaatagtttttgagttttaaaaagcatttttcaattaaaagacatgtcaagatcgcttaccatcttgcaagttctttctaatactaaaaaaaaacgaactatagcacgTAGTTATTTTTTCCTTCCAAATATTTAATCAcagcataatatattatattaataaaagtcAGTGTGACATTGGACGAAAACTCACGCTTATTTGCCAAGATCAACCCCCTTTATCATAAAACTCTATAAGACTCAGTTAGTTAATTTACGTTTTCtacctttcttacaaatacattagtTGAAATAACAGATTAACAAATAGCTAATTGAGACTTGTAGCTAACTTTTATGAATAAAGAACATAATTTACAATTCTAGCGCAATTTTTAActttggcgcccaacgtgggtcCGCGGCCGTGGCGTTATTGATTTGATTGGGTTCATTAACGGTCGGTATCACTAAAACTTAAAACGGTTATTAAATTTGGACGATACATTTCATAACATTCTCTAGGTGGCGTTGTTTATTTCGACAATAGTGGTACTTGCAAGAACTTATCTTGCCCGCGCTCACGCAAGCGACTAGAAATTTGAGCATTAGAACACATCGGTAGTGAGGCGTCATACAAATCTCTACAAAATTGCAGCCTATTCCACAGAGGCAGGTAGGAAATCCAAAATAAGCAAACCGGTGCAAAACAAACGCCATTGGTACACAGCCAGGTGTGGCATTCAATCTTcacaaattgattttatttcgACATCATTCGCAGTGCGCAAGCTTTCGCTGCGCTATGTGTAATATCAAGTTCATATCGATTTATATATTACGAATACAGTTCTTGATCAGTGTTGGCAGtgatcataaaaaatatttcagatacattgcAGCCCTGAAAGCATCAAAAACTTGTTGGCGGCAAATATCATTTTGGTTTGCATTTATACATGCTGTTATTATGGGCAAAATCTCACTGATGCGGTAAGTTTCAATTGAAAATAATCTTACTTAGGTCGTCAATATTTGTCTTGGCATAATTGTATCTAAATCGATTATCTGTCGTCatcacattttattaaaaaaaatcggaGCCGCTTTCGAAAACTTTTTTACAAATTCATATATGCTGCAGCACATATATGGCTGATGAACCATATACAAATTCGCACAATACA encodes:
- the LOC134679375 gene encoding odorant receptor 85b-like isoform X1, encoding MSEFSNFEPMFQETYKFILDRIKSNQIYIMDEGSWRGRLCWIKLAVNILAAISHTAGVFERIGQGADLVQLSTDLSAALILWQACLLYIQFCLNRKLLKYFIVHMGSNWRIDDQLRPDMVAVKHEYVTTFLRWISVFYKAVNTYLFLYLMPRLAYTAVKHFILKDSVAFVTPFYVKMPFKFDDNFLLYSLVYLADSKILQDVGYLVTFDLLFMNAALHHLRLMFVMLQDDLKHVQEESVEQAENTLRKIIPLHQDLLKLMFELSNAFGAIFIIHLAFFSATMCFFGFAARIHCSPESIKNLLAANIILVCIYTCCYYGQNLTDASVDISQAAYESQWHLKSQEYKKCILIIMLRSQKTQYIKSTSFTDVSLETFTKILNVTWSFLSLITEVYEA
- the LOC134679375 gene encoding odorant receptor 85c-like isoform X2, yielding MSEFSNFEPMFQETYKFILDRIKSNQIYIMDEGSWRGRLCWIKLAVNILAAISHTAGVFERIGQGADLVQLSTDLSAALILWQACLLYIQFCLNRKLLKYFIVHMGSNWRIDDQLRPDMVAVKHEYVTTFLRWISVQDVGYLVTFDLLFMNAALHHLRLMFVMLQDDLKHVQEESVEQAENTLRKIIPLHQDLLKLMFELSNAFGAIFIIHLAFFSATMCFFGFAARIHCSPESIKNLLAANIILVCIYTCCYYGQNLTDASVDISQAAYESQWHLKSQEYKKCILIIMLRSQKTQYIKSTSFTDVSLETFTKILNVTWSFLSLITEVYEA